A window of the Methanoculleus horonobensis genome harbors these coding sequences:
- a CDS encoding tryptophan--tRNA ligase, whose protein sequence is MHSEVNPWSNSQTVDVDRLFAEFGIEPVSEVARRLPEVPSFMRRGIVVGHRDYSLVADAIRNRTPFHVLTGFMPSGLPHLGHLMVMKEVVWHVRQGGNGYVAIADREAHAVRGISWEKCREYGKEYLKALYALGFEGKTYYQSRNDRLKDLAFEASTKVNFSELAAIYGFGPETSLSHAVSVITQVADILFPQLDAGPAPTIVPVGLDQDPHIRLTRDVAYKLRQFTVEDRGDHISVRSKNAPEEAIEAVHRAFPGSKKYAGHVDVKGLPKARVEDAVREIEIAHGGFGFYLPSSTYHIFMPGLQGGKMSSSVPESSFGFYESDKSIKKKVMAAMTGGRMTLEEQKRLGGEPDACSVYLLNLFHMLEDDVELADLRRRCESGELTCGQCKKETLERVNAFLSELRDKMDAVEHLAEEV, encoded by the coding sequence ATGCATTCAGAAGTGAACCCGTGGTCGAATAGCCAGACCGTTGATGTGGATCGACTCTTTGCCGAGTTCGGCATCGAGCCGGTCAGTGAGGTCGCACGAAGGCTTCCCGAAGTACCGTCGTTTATGCGCAGGGGTATCGTCGTCGGGCACCGGGACTACAGCCTGGTGGCCGATGCAATCCGGAACCGCACCCCGTTTCACGTGCTGACCGGGTTCATGCCCTCGGGTCTCCCGCACCTCGGGCACCTGATGGTCATGAAAGAGGTCGTCTGGCACGTCCGGCAGGGCGGGAACGGCTACGTCGCCATCGCCGACCGGGAAGCGCACGCTGTCCGCGGCATCTCGTGGGAGAAGTGCCGCGAGTACGGGAAGGAGTACCTCAAAGCCCTCTATGCGCTGGGATTCGAGGGTAAGACCTACTACCAGAGCAGGAACGACCGCTTGAAAGACCTCGCGTTCGAGGCGTCCACGAAGGTGAACTTCTCGGAGCTCGCTGCGATCTATGGGTTCGGGCCGGAGACATCGCTCTCCCACGCCGTGAGCGTCATCACCCAGGTCGCCGACATCCTCTTCCCGCAGCTCGATGCCGGCCCTGCGCCGACGATCGTCCCGGTCGGCCTCGACCAGGACCCGCACATCCGGCTCACCCGGGACGTGGCCTACAAACTCAGGCAGTTCACGGTCGAGGATCGCGGCGACCATATCAGCGTCCGGTCGAAGAACGCTCCCGAGGAGGCTATCGAGGCGGTGCACCGCGCCTTCCCCGGCTCGAAGAAGTACGCGGGCCACGTCGATGTCAAGGGCCTTCCGAAGGCCCGGGTGGAGGACGCCGTCCGCGAGATCGAGATCGCTCACGGCGGGTTCGGGTTCTACCTCCCCTCGTCGACCTACCACATCTTCATGCCCGGGCTCCAGGGCGGGAAGATGTCGAGCAGCGTGCCCGAGAGTTCGTTCGGGTTCTACGAGTCCGACAAATCGATCAAGAAGAAGGTCATGGCGGCGATGACCGGCGGGCGGATGACGCTCGAGGAGCAGAAGCGTCTCGGGGGCGAGCCGGACGCCTGCTCGGTCTATCTCCTGAATCTCTTCCACATGCTCGAGGACGACGTGGAACTCGCCGACCTGCGCCGCCGGTGCGAGAGCGGCGAACTCACCTGCGGGCAGTGCAAAAAGGAGACGCTGGAGCGCGTGAATGCGTTTCTTTCGGAGTTGCGGGATAAGATGGATGCGGTCGAGCATCTTGCAGAGGAGGTGTGA
- the endA gene encoding tRNA-intron lyase gives MLAIFDGTWVRLGGEGRALYEQGGYGRLEGTGLRLSPEEALYLMERNKIDVKDFGFDALLGLFAGQPNFIRRYLVYRDIRERGYVIQPGPQDFRVFRRGHKPGAGKSRYLIRVLSERDIVDFDRLSQDVLAAVNMRKQYLLAVVDDEDELTYYEVRVQDLPGVGEPAGCATPVEATLFGTYALAHLPPGTPLEEDWYGKRLDTERLLLRPVESIYLMRRRCLSIVQDGKRMTAEQFLDAASGKDVEIREKERVFSDLREKGYIPRTGYKFGHHFRVYSGKKSHSEMLVHAVPSGTSTPMSGVSRSVRLAHSVKKKMLFGCIYNSDIRYVEFARIKL, from the coding sequence GTGTTGGCGATATTCGACGGAACCTGGGTACGCCTCGGCGGTGAAGGGCGGGCGCTCTACGAGCAGGGCGGCTACGGGAGGCTCGAAGGAACCGGCCTCCGCCTCTCTCCCGAAGAGGCGCTCTACCTCATGGAGAGGAACAAGATCGACGTGAAGGACTTCGGTTTCGATGCCCTGCTCGGTCTCTTTGCCGGCCAGCCGAACTTCATCCGCAGGTATCTCGTATACCGTGACATCCGCGAGCGGGGATACGTGATCCAGCCCGGCCCGCAGGATTTCCGCGTCTTCCGCCGCGGCCACAAGCCCGGCGCGGGGAAGTCCCGGTACCTGATCCGGGTTCTCTCGGAGCGCGACATCGTCGATTTCGACCGGCTGAGCCAGGATGTGCTTGCCGCAGTCAACATGCGCAAGCAGTACCTCCTCGCGGTCGTCGACGACGAGGACGAACTGACCTACTACGAGGTGCGGGTGCAGGATCTCCCCGGGGTCGGGGAGCCTGCGGGATGCGCGACGCCGGTGGAGGCCACGCTCTTCGGGACCTACGCGCTCGCCCACCTGCCGCCGGGAACCCCGCTCGAGGAGGACTGGTACGGCAAGAGGCTCGATACCGAACGGCTGCTCCTGCGTCCGGTCGAGTCGATCTACCTCATGCGCAGACGCTGCCTCTCGATCGTGCAGGATGGAAAACGGATGACCGCAGAGCAGTTCCTCGATGCGGCGTCGGGGAAGGATGTCGAGATCCGCGAGAAAGAGCGGGTCTTCTCCGATCTGCGGGAGAAAGGTTACATCCCCCGAACGGGCTACAAGTTCGGCCACCACTTCCGTGTCTACTCGGGAAAGAAGAGCCATTCCGAGATGCTCGTTCATGCTGTTCCGTCCGGGACATCCACGCCGATGAGCGGCGTCTCCCGCTCGGTCAGGCTTGCTCACAGCGTCAAAAAGAAGATGTTGTTTGGCTGCATATATAACAGCGATATCAGATACGTCGAATTCGCCCGAATAAAACTGTGA
- a CDS encoding PKD domain-containing protein codes for MAEYNALIVACTVIVIGLLASPALAGESAPGDIVSVCIAGGSQEHPDIDGDMVVWEDGRNGESIYYSSGRGGDGQKVAGEGTGQRYPSVSGDYIVWEENRNMSPDISLFDLSTGMTTALTDDPADQWMPVVHGEHVIWYDARGGSTDICLYTIETGSETFLSCSPVTEWKPALSERYVVWEESTGNGDIWLYDIWNRDKQPITQDNWRQTYPSISGSRIVWEDYRNGAPDIYLFDLDNPAAGEQRITDDPEWQVSPSIDGDLIAWEDKRSGIWNVYICDLAAGKDRQMPIIPSATEQLYPAVSGDRVVWQNGRGGGSDIYAFTYFDGAAPVAEFSADPTEGGAALNVWFIDQSAGDPDAWEWDFGDGNTSTSQYSWHYYEIPGNYTVSLTVHNAFGSDTVTKTDLIHVDPPEPPVIHFRAEPLSGPAPLMVYFYGDLPDYATAWLWDFGDGETSPQRDTRHRYDRPGVYNVSLTCDNAGASATHTEYGYITVYSATPTPTVTPTVTPTVTPTVTPTVTPTVTPTVTPTVTPTVTPTVTPTVTPTPTVNVTPTQTQTATPTPTQKPAGGGGGGGGGGGGGGGGGGGSAPVNSGWSTPKPTPTPTPTVTAKPTSREADSGSLHLGETGLVDQVARIRSSDGVATLTIAEGVRAVDAAGNPLRAVTLAAIDAADVPAAPGAYVFSGYACTAGPEGAAFSPPATLSFDFTEEQWDAVYNGSMQDGLMVQRYNRSAGTWEEVPTTVLPEIRSVTAEVMHFSAYALFAAAPEDGAAQAVAADTGRGFTAREIPYAHLIPGLLALIIAGAGALLYFRKDEP; via the coding sequence ATGGCTGAATATAATGCGCTGATTGTAGCCTGTACCGTCATTGTTATCGGATTGCTGGCATCGCCTGCCCTGGCCGGTGAGAGCGCCCCGGGGGATATCGTTTCGGTCTGTATCGCTGGAGGATCGCAGGAGCACCCCGACATCGACGGAGATATGGTCGTCTGGGAAGACGGCAGGAACGGAGAGTCGATCTACTATTCGAGCGGCCGCGGCGGCGACGGCCAGAAGGTTGCGGGCGAGGGGACGGGGCAGAGATACCCGTCCGTCTCGGGGGATTACATCGTCTGGGAGGAGAACCGGAATATGAGCCCGGACATCAGCCTCTTCGATCTATCGACCGGCATGACGACGGCGCTCACCGACGACCCCGCCGACCAGTGGATGCCCGTCGTTCACGGGGAGCATGTGATCTGGTACGATGCCCGGGGCGGGAGCACGGATATCTGCCTCTATACTATCGAGACCGGCAGCGAGACCTTCCTCTCCTGCTCGCCGGTGACCGAATGGAAGCCCGCGCTCTCGGAGAGGTATGTCGTCTGGGAGGAGAGCACCGGGAATGGAGATATCTGGCTGTACGATATCTGGAACAGGGATAAGCAGCCGATTACGCAGGATAACTGGCGGCAGACCTACCCGTCGATATCGGGGAGCCGGATCGTCTGGGAGGACTACCGGAACGGGGCTCCCGACATCTACCTCTTCGATCTCGACAATCCTGCCGCCGGAGAGCAGAGGATCACCGACGATCCCGAATGGCAGGTCTCCCCCTCGATCGACGGAGACCTCATCGCCTGGGAGGACAAGCGGAGCGGGATCTGGAACGTTTACATCTGCGACCTCGCCGCAGGGAAGGATAGGCAGATGCCGATCATTCCTTCCGCGACCGAACAGCTCTACCCCGCCGTCAGCGGCGATCGGGTCGTCTGGCAGAACGGCCGCGGGGGAGGTTCGGACATCTACGCCTTCACCTACTTCGACGGAGCAGCCCCGGTGGCGGAGTTCTCGGCAGACCCGACCGAAGGAGGGGCGGCGCTCAACGTCTGGTTCATCGACCAGTCGGCCGGCGATCCGGACGCCTGGGAATGGGACTTCGGCGACGGGAACACCTCGACCTCGCAGTATTCGTGGCACTACTACGAGATCCCCGGGAACTACACCGTCTCGCTCACGGTGCATAACGCGTTCGGGTCCGACACCGTCACGAAGACCGATCTCATCCACGTAGATCCCCCGGAACCGCCGGTTATCCATTTCCGCGCGGAACCGTTGTCGGGGCCTGCGCCTCTTATGGTCTATTTTTACGGTGATTTACCGGACTACGCGACGGCCTGGCTCTGGGACTTCGGTGACGGCGAGACATCGCCACAACGGGACACGCGTCACCGCTATGATCGTCCCGGAGTCTATAACGTCTCCCTGACCTGTGACAACGCGGGAGCCAGCGCGACGCACACGGAGTACGGCTACATCACCGTCTATTCCGCAACTCCCACCCCAACCGTGACCCCGACGGTAACCCCGACCGTGACCCCAACCGTAACCCCGACCGTAACCCCGACCGTAACCCCGACCGTGACCCCGACCGTGACCCCGACCGTGACCCCGACCGTGACCCCGACCGTGACCCCGACTCCAACGGTTAACGTGACGCCGACCCAGACCCAGACGGCCACCCCGACACCGACACAGAAACCCGCGGGCGGCGGTGGCGGCGGAGGAGGGGGAGGAGGCGGTGGTGGTGGGGGTGGCGGCGGCTCCGCCCCGGTCAACTCCGGCTGGAGCACACCGAAGCCCACCCCCACGCCTACCCCCACCGTGACGGCGAAGCCCACTTCCCGTGAAGCCGACTCCGGCAGCCTCCACCTCGGGGAGACCGGCCTCGTCGACCAGGTCGCCAGGATCCGTTCGTCTGACGGGGTCGCGACCCTCACGATCGCGGAGGGTGTCCGGGCTGTCGATGCCGCCGGCAATCCGCTTCGTGCGGTGACCCTTGCGGCGATCGATGCGGCCGACGTGCCCGCGGCGCCCGGCGCGTACGTCTTTTCCGGGTACGCCTGCACCGCCGGGCCGGAGGGAGCGGCCTTCTCCCCGCCGGCGACGCTCTCGTTCGACTTCACAGAAGAGCAGTGGGACGCCGTCTACAACGGCAGCATGCAGGACGGGCTCATGGTGCAGCGATACAACCGGTCTGCCGGCACCTGGGAGGAGGTTCCGACAACCGTCCTCCCGGAGATTCGGAGCGTCACGGCCGAAGTCATGCACTTCAGCGCGTATGCGCTCTTTGCCGCGGCACCCGAGGACGGCGCGGCACAGGCGGTTGCCGCTGATACCGGCCGGGGATTCACGGCCCGTGAGATCCCGTATGCGCACCTCATCCCGGGCCTGCTTGCCCTCATCATCGCGGGGGCGGGGGCACTCCTCTACTTCCGGAAGGATGAGCCCTGA
- a CDS encoding LeuD/DmdB family oxidoreductase small subunit, with amino-acid sequence MQGAGPAICLGRDIDTDLIIAGRYLRTKDRSVWAEHAFEDLDPALAPRLSGSVIVAGRNMGCGSSREQAVVALREAGVVAVVAESFARIFFRNAVNVGLPVIEASVACTDGARVAFDLDSGWVEVDGRRYPARPLSEKMVAILRAGGLVPYWRSSR; translated from the coding sequence ATGCAGGGTGCCGGGCCGGCAATCTGTCTCGGGCGCGACATCGACACCGATCTCATCATCGCCGGCCGTTACCTCCGGACGAAGGACCGCTCGGTATGGGCGGAGCACGCCTTCGAGGATCTCGACCCGGCGCTCGCCCCTCGCCTCAGCGGTTCGGTCATCGTCGCCGGGAGGAACATGGGGTGCGGGTCGTCCCGCGAACAGGCGGTGGTCGCCCTCCGCGAGGCGGGTGTCGTCGCGGTCGTCGCGGAGTCATTCGCCCGGATCTTCTTTCGGAACGCCGTCAACGTCGGCCTGCCGGTGATCGAGGCCTCTGTCGCCTGCACCGACGGCGCCCGCGTCGCCTTCGACCTCGATAGCGGTTGGGTCGAGGTGGACGGGAGACGGTATCCCGCCCGCCCGCTCTCGGAGAAGATGGTCGCCATCCTCCGGGCCGGGGGGCTGGTTCCCTACTGGAGGTCGTCCCGATGA
- a CDS encoding aconitase/3-isopropylmalate dehydratase large subunit family protein has protein sequence MSTLSEAILGAPAGTYVDREVDIAFAHDGTGVLAREALREMGVERLPHPDRLRLVFDHIVPANTGTTATLQAELREYARVAGIALSDAGGGICHQVMSEGVVRPGTIVVGADSHTCTLGAFGAFATGVGATDMAAIWASGETWFRVPETIALDLSGQLSGAAEPKDLALAYVAELGMEGATYRALEFVGDGAATISMDGRLTLSNMAVETGAKTGIFYADPVTIRYLADYGVTASPQVPEDCCYERTVGIDLDEIVPLVAVPHRVDTVREAEEVAGTHLDQVFVGTCTNGRYEDLARFARIVRGKKVAVRTLVIPASRAVLARAIATGVLAEIVDAGCVVGSPGCGPCLGAHAGVLGEGEVCLSTANRNFKNRMGVGGDIYLSSVATAAASALAGEITVPEVA, from the coding sequence GTGAGCACGCTCTCCGAAGCGATCCTCGGGGCACCGGCGGGAACGTATGTCGACCGCGAGGTCGATATCGCCTTCGCCCACGACGGAACCGGCGTCCTCGCCCGGGAAGCGCTCCGGGAGATGGGGGTGGAGCGGCTCCCGCACCCCGACCGCCTCCGGCTCGTCTTCGACCACATCGTCCCGGCGAACACCGGGACGACGGCGACGCTCCAGGCCGAGCTTCGTGAGTACGCCCGGGTAGCGGGGATCGCGCTCTCGGATGCCGGCGGCGGGATCTGCCACCAGGTGATGAGTGAAGGGGTCGTCCGGCCCGGCACGATCGTCGTCGGCGCCGACTCCCACACCTGCACCCTCGGCGCCTTCGGCGCGTTCGCCACCGGGGTGGGAGCGACCGATATGGCGGCGATCTGGGCCTCGGGGGAGACGTGGTTCCGCGTCCCGGAGACGATTGCGCTCGACCTTTCCGGACAACTCTCCGGTGCTGCGGAGCCGAAAGACCTCGCCCTCGCCTACGTCGCGGAACTCGGGATGGAGGGGGCGACCTACCGGGCGCTGGAGTTCGTGGGCGACGGGGCGGCGACGATCTCGATGGACGGGCGGCTGACCCTCTCGAACATGGCGGTCGAGACGGGGGCGAAGACGGGGATCTTCTACGCCGATCCGGTCACCATCCGCTACCTCGCGGACTACGGGGTCACGGCATCGCCCCAGGTGCCGGAGGACTGCTGCTATGAACGGACGGTCGGGATCGATCTCGACGAGATCGTGCCCCTCGTCGCGGTTCCGCACCGGGTGGATACCGTCCGGGAGGCGGAGGAGGTCGCGGGGACGCACCTCGACCAGGTCTTCGTCGGAACCTGCACGAACGGCCGCTACGAGGACCTTGCCCGGTTCGCCCGGATCGTCCGGGGGAAGAAGGTGGCCGTCCGCACCCTGGTGATCCCCGCCTCGCGGGCGGTGCTTGCCCGGGCAATCGCCACCGGCGTCCTCGCCGAGATCGTGGATGCGGGCTGCGTCGTCGGATCGCCGGGATGCGGGCCGTGCCTCGGGGCGCATGCCGGGGTGCTCGGGGAGGGGGAGGTCTGCCTCTCCACCGCCAACCGGAACTTCAAGAACCGGATGGGCGTGGGCGGCGATATCTACCTCTCGTCGGTCGCCACCGCCGCAGCGAGCGCACTTGCGGGGGAGATCACCGTGCCGGAGGTGGCGTGA
- a CDS encoding DUF7714 family protein has translation MIFPPHCKFVGSVNGTPCGKRAYFLSRYLVRETPDGTEVLEVETDPNGTGLMRDVLSARVLASGDDVYRYPERVNVQDRTFLVQEAVRSGYRCTVFCGHGEQTTFVLDPDLSAFLRIHVYDITPPRPHLSATLGDLERTGLFGDLEVVFEHHVRDIREIKADVYPCRAAGFPRTVDADPLRPGDRVAGCLTARELLRERYGEGVTVENICPLETVAAEPFIARCCRSERAGIGLWNGLFGAVVHWGASSWEIAEAARAVATAWRKQNGEGSGC, from the coding sequence ATGATCTTTCCGCCCCACTGCAAGTTTGTCGGGTCCGTGAACGGCACCCCGTGCGGGAAACGGGCCTACTTCCTCTCGCGATACCTCGTCCGGGAGACCCCCGACGGCACCGAGGTGCTTGAGGTGGAGACCGACCCGAACGGAACCGGCCTCATGCGCGACGTCCTCTCGGCCCGGGTGCTCGCCTCCGGCGACGATGTCTACCGCTACCCGGAACGCGTGAACGTTCAGGATCGAACATTCTTAGTACAGGAGGCGGTGCGGTCGGGGTACCGGTGCACTGTCTTCTGCGGCCACGGCGAACAGACCACGTTCGTGCTCGACCCGGACCTCTCGGCCTTCCTCCGCATCCACGTCTACGACATCACCCCGCCCCGCCCGCACCTCTCGGCCACGCTCGGCGACCTCGAGAGAACCGGGCTCTTCGGCGACCTTGAGGTCGTCTTCGAGCACCACGTCCGGGACATCCGCGAGATCAAAGCCGACGTTTACCCCTGCCGGGCGGCCGGGTTCCCCCGCACCGTCGACGCCGACCCGCTCCGGCCCGGCGACCGCGTGGCGGGGTGCCTGACGGCACGGGAACTCCTCCGGGAGCGTTACGGCGAAGGGGTTACGGTGGAGAACATCTGCCCGCTTGAGACGGTTGCGGCCGAGCCGTTCATCGCACGGTGCTGCCGGAGCGAGCGAGCCGGCATCGGCCTCTGGAACGGCCTCTTCGGTGCGGTGGTTCACTGGGGGGCGTCGTCGTGGGAGATCGCGGAGGCGGCAAGAGCGGTCGCAACCGCGTGGAGGAAGCAGAATGGTGAAGGTAGCGGTTGTTGA
- a CDS encoding deoxyribonuclease IV, whose product MVLVGCHVSIAGSIDLAVGRALGAGCDTFQIFSRNPRGWKTKDLGPEVAGAFRAAVSAAGIGPVVDHMPYLPNPASPDAEIYEKSVASLAGELRRCALLGIPYLVTHLGHHRGAGMEAGQERVVAAVNRAFEDAGDAGVTLLLENTAGEKNSVGSAVDDLSRIMDGIDAKERVGICFDTCHAFAAGYDLRTAEGVDAVMGELDERIGLSRLRIIHLNDCKGDLGSGLDRHEHIGLGSIGEEGFRHILRHPAVRGLPLICETPVDGRRDDTGNIAKVRELAGA is encoded by the coding sequence ATGGTGCTGGTGGGATGCCACGTCTCCATCGCCGGCTCGATCGACCTTGCGGTCGGGCGGGCCCTTGGTGCAGGCTGCGATACGTTTCAGATCTTCTCAAGGAACCCCCGCGGCTGGAAGACAAAAGACCTCGGCCCCGAGGTGGCCGGGGCTTTCAGGGCGGCGGTGAGTGCGGCGGGGATCGGGCCGGTCGTCGACCACATGCCCTACCTCCCGAACCCGGCCTCGCCCGATGCCGAGATCTACGAAAAATCGGTCGCGTCGCTCGCCGGGGAACTCCGGCGGTGCGCTCTCCTCGGGATACCTTATCTCGTGACCCATCTCGGGCACCACCGCGGCGCCGGGATGGAAGCGGGGCAGGAGCGGGTCGTTGCCGCCGTCAACCGGGCGTTTGAAGACGCCGGGGATGCCGGCGTGACGCTCCTCCTCGAGAACACCGCCGGGGAGAAGAACAGCGTGGGGTCGGCCGTCGACGACCTCTCGCGAATCATGGACGGGATCGATGCGAAAGAGAGGGTCGGGATCTGTTTCGATACCTGCCATGCGTTCGCCGCCGGCTACGACCTCCGGACGGCCGAAGGGGTCGATGCGGTCATGGGAGAACTCGACGAGCGGATAGGTCTATCCCGTCTCCGGATCATCCATCTCAACGACTGCAAAGGGGATCTCGGGAGCGGGCTTGACCGCCACGAGCACATCGGGCTCGGTTCTATCGGGGAAGAAGGCTTCCGGCATATCCTCCGCCATCCGGCCGTCCGCGGCCTCCCTCTCATCTGCGAGACGCCGGTTGACGGGCGGCGGGACGATACCGGGAATATCGCGAAGGTCCGTGAACTTGCGGGAGCCTGA
- a CDS encoding homocitrate synthase family protein — protein sequence MKPWHIEICDVTLRDGEQTPGVSFTRDEKTAIAQLLDEIGVEVIEAGFPVVSAAEKECVAAIAGSGLSARVCCLARALKPDIEAALDCDVDMVSIFFATSDLHIRHKYHKPREEVLDGALDMVEFAADHGVQVRFAAEDASRTDPAFLIEMYTRGVERGANLVSFADTVGCLTPLETHAVVTRLLDAAPLPLCIHCHNDLGLATANTITAAAAGAFQLHTTVNGIGERAGNAALEQVLAVLRLKGGVDRYDLTRLQEISRLVARASGVAPERTRPIVGENAFAHESGIHIAAILCDPTTYEYVPPELVGGERRFVLGKHTGKRALEHVAKAYGFDLSDDEARWVLEQVKQKSEGKCSVTREVLCSLLRAAKEGIVQ from the coding sequence ATGAAACCGTGGCATATCGAGATCTGTGACGTAACGCTGCGAGACGGGGAGCAGACTCCCGGCGTCTCGTTTACCCGTGATGAGAAGACGGCGATTGCACAACTACTCGACGAGATCGGCGTGGAGGTGATCGAGGCCGGGTTTCCCGTGGTCTCCGCGGCGGAGAAGGAGTGCGTCGCGGCGATCGCCGGAAGCGGCCTCTCTGCCCGGGTCTGCTGCCTCGCACGGGCGCTCAAGCCCGATATCGAGGCGGCGCTCGACTGCGACGTGGATATGGTCAGCATATTCTTCGCGACCTCGGACCTCCACATCCGGCACAAGTACCATAAACCACGCGAGGAGGTGCTCGACGGCGCTCTCGACATGGTGGAGTTCGCCGCCGACCACGGCGTGCAGGTGCGGTTCGCCGCCGAAGACGCTTCGCGAACCGATCCGGCGTTTCTCATCGAGATGTATACCCGCGGCGTCGAGCGCGGCGCGAACCTCGTCAGTTTCGCCGATACTGTCGGCTGCCTCACGCCGCTCGAGACGCACGCGGTCGTCACCCGTCTCCTCGACGCCGCCCCGCTTCCGCTCTGCATCCACTGCCACAACGACCTCGGGCTTGCGACGGCGAACACCATCACGGCCGCGGCCGCCGGGGCGTTCCAGCTCCACACCACCGTCAACGGTATCGGGGAGCGTGCGGGCAACGCGGCACTCGAACAGGTGCTCGCCGTCCTGCGGCTGAAGGGCGGCGTCGACCGCTACGATCTTACCCGCCTGCAGGAGATCTCGCGCCTGGTCGCCCGGGCTTCAGGCGTTGCCCCGGAACGCACCCGGCCGATCGTCGGCGAGAACGCCTTTGCCCACGAGAGCGGCATCCACATCGCCGCGATCCTCTGCGATCCGACGACCTACGAGTACGTCCCGCCGGAACTGGTGGGCGGCGAGCGGCGTTTCGTCCTCGGGAAGCATACGGGGAAGCGGGCGCTCGAACACGTCGCGAAGGCTTACGGGTTCGACCTCTCCGACGACGAGGCGCGGTGGGTGCTCGAGCAGGTGAAACAGAAGAGCGAAGGGAAGTGCAGCGTCACCCGCGAGGTGCTCTGCAGCCTCCTGCGGGCGGCAAAGGAGGGGATCGTCCAGTGA
- a CDS encoding isocitrate/isopropylmalate dehydrogenase family protein, translated as MVKVAVVEGDGIGREVIPVARDLLAAVRPDIEFFDVEVGYGRWERTGSACGEETIAALRSADAILFGAITTPPDPGYRSVLVQIRRALDLYANVRPIRGEGVDVVIVRENTEGLYSGIEWTEPDRACTVRVVSRRGSERIARYACTLAKSRRHLTVGNKANVLKSDCLFVEACTAEAARAGVPCTLCYIDALCLDLLMHPDRYDVIVTTNIFGDILSDAAAYLVGGLGLLPSANIGERHALFEPVHGSAPDIAGKNVANPIAAIRSGAMLLEHLGDPASAAAVEEAVDRVLRAGIRTPDLGGTAGTREFGAAVLCEIGRGKA; from the coding sequence ATGGTGAAGGTAGCGGTTGTTGAGGGCGACGGCATCGGGCGCGAGGTCATCCCGGTCGCCCGCGATCTCCTCGCGGCCGTGCGTCCGGACATCGAGTTCTTCGACGTCGAGGTGGGATACGGCCGGTGGGAGCGAACCGGAAGCGCCTGCGGCGAGGAGACGATCGCCGCTCTGCGGTCGGCCGACGCCATCCTCTTCGGGGCAATCACGACCCCGCCCGACCCCGGATACCGGAGCGTTCTCGTGCAGATCCGCCGTGCTCTCGATCTCTACGCGAACGTCCGCCCGATCCGGGGCGAGGGAGTCGACGTTGTCATCGTGCGGGAGAACACCGAAGGGCTCTACTCCGGGATCGAGTGGACGGAACCCGACCGCGCCTGCACCGTCCGGGTCGTCTCCCGCCGGGGGAGCGAGCGGATCGCCCGCTACGCCTGCACCCTCGCGAAGTCCCGCCGCCACCTCACCGTCGGCAACAAGGCGAACGTGCTGAAGTCGGACTGCCTCTTCGTCGAGGCCTGCACCGCGGAGGCCGCCCGGGCAGGGGTTCCCTGCACGCTCTGCTACATCGATGCGCTCTGCCTCGATCTCCTGATGCATCCCGACCGTTACGACGTCATCGTGACGACCAACATCTTCGGCGACATCCTCTCCGACGCCGCCGCCTACCTTGTCGGGGGGCTCGGGCTGCTCCCGAGCGCGAATATCGGAGAGCGACACGCTCTCTTCGAGCCCGTCCACGGGAGCGCTCCCGACATCGCGGGCAAAAACGTCGCAAACCCCATTGCGGCCATCCGGAGCGGAGCGATGCTGCTCGAACACCTCGGCGATCCCGCATCCGCGGCGGCCGTGGAGGAGGCCGTCGACCGGGTGCTCCGTGCAGGCATCCGGACACCCGACCTCGGCGGAACCGCCGGCACCCGGGAGTTCGGGGCGGCGGTGCTCTGCGAGATCGGGCGGGGGAAGGCCTAA